Proteins encoded by one window of Enterobacter pseudoroggenkampii:
- the fdxH gene encoding formate dehydrogenase subunit beta — translation MAMETQDIIKRSATNPITPAPRARDYKAEVAKLIDVSSCVGCKACQVACSEWNDIRDEVGHCVGVYDNPADLSAKSWTVMRFSETDQNGRLEWLIRKDGCMHCEDPGCLKACPSAGAIIQYANGIVDFQQDNCIGCGYCIVGCPFNIPRLNKEDNRVYKCTLCVDRVSVGQEPACVKTCPTGAIHFGTKKEMLDVAQQRVDKLKARGYDKAGIYNPQGVGGTHVMYVLHHSDQPELYHNLPKDPAIDTSINLWKGALKPLSAAGFIATFAGLIYHYIGIGPNKEVDDDEEAHHE, via the coding sequence ATGGCGATGGAAACACAAGACATTATCAAACGCTCCGCGACTAACCCGATAACGCCCGCGCCTCGCGCGCGGGACTACAAGGCAGAAGTCGCCAAGCTTATCGACGTCTCCTCCTGCGTGGGCTGCAAGGCCTGCCAGGTGGCCTGCTCAGAGTGGAACGACATTCGCGACGAGGTGGGGCACTGCGTGGGTGTCTACGACAATCCGGCGGATCTGAGCGCCAAATCCTGGACGGTGATGCGTTTTAGCGAAACCGACCAGAACGGCAGGCTGGAGTGGCTGATCCGCAAGGACGGCTGCATGCACTGTGAAGATCCGGGCTGCCTGAAGGCGTGCCCTTCAGCGGGCGCGATTATTCAGTACGCCAACGGGATCGTCGACTTCCAGCAGGACAACTGCATCGGCTGTGGGTACTGCATCGTGGGCTGTCCGTTCAATATCCCGCGCCTCAATAAAGAGGATAACCGGGTATACAAATGCACCCTGTGCGTGGACCGCGTCAGCGTCGGGCAGGAGCCTGCGTGCGTGAAGACATGTCCCACCGGGGCGATCCACTTCGGCACCAAAAAAGAGATGCTGGACGTAGCGCAGCAGCGCGTCGATAAGCTCAAAGCACGGGGCTACGACAAAGCGGGCATTTACAACCCGCAGGGCGTGGGCGGTACGCACGTGATGTACGTGCTGCACCATAGCGATCAGCCGGAGCTGTACCACAATCTGCCGAAGGATCCGGCGATCGACACCTCCATTAACCTGTGGAAAGGGGCGCTTAAACCGCTCTCGGCGGCGGGCTTTATCGCGACCTTTGCGGGGCTGATATATCACTACATCGGTATTGGGCCAAACAAAGAGGTGGATGACGACGAGGAGGCGCATCATGAGTAA
- the fdnI gene encoding formate dehydrogenase-N subunit gamma translates to MSKSKMIVRTKFVDRACHWTVVICFFLVAVSGISFFFPTLQWLTETFGTPQMGRILHPFFGVLIFVVLMFMFVRFVHHNIPDKQDIPWVKGIVEVLKGNEHKVAKVGKYNAGQKMMFWTIMSMIFVLLVTGVIIWRPYFAHYFPIQVIRYALLIHATSAIILIHAILIHMYMAFWVKGSIKGMIEGKVSRRWAQKHHPRWYRDVERLEAKQESTEGLK, encoded by the coding sequence ATGAGTAAGTCGAAAATGATAGTGCGCACGAAGTTTGTCGATCGCGCCTGTCACTGGACGGTGGTGATCTGCTTCTTCCTGGTGGCGGTGTCGGGGATTTCGTTCTTCTTCCCGACGCTGCAGTGGCTGACCGAAACCTTCGGTACGCCGCAAATGGGGCGCATTCTGCACCCATTCTTCGGCGTGCTGATCTTTGTGGTGCTGATGTTTATGTTCGTGCGTTTTGTTCATCACAACATCCCGGACAAGCAGGATATCCCGTGGGTGAAAGGGATTGTTGAAGTCCTGAAAGGTAACGAGCATAAAGTGGCGAAGGTGGGGAAATACAACGCCGGCCAGAAGATGATGTTCTGGACCATCATGAGCATGATTTTTGTGCTGCTGGTGACCGGGGTGATTATCTGGCGTCCGTATTTTGCGCACTATTTCCCGATTCAGGTGATCCGCTACGCGCTGCTTATCCACGCCACGTCGGCCATCATCCTGATTCATGCCATCCTGATCCATATGTATATGGCGTTCTGGGTGAAAGGCTCGATTAAAGGGATGATTGAAGGGAAGGTGAGCCGCCGCTGGGCGCAGAAACACCACCCGCGCTGGTATCGCGATGTGGAGCGTCTTGAAGCGAAACAGGAAAGTACGGAAGGATTGAAGTAA